AAAAGATGTTGAAGCCATGCAGCAAGTTTTGGAAAACCCAGACATTGGCGGTTTTGATGAGGTCAAAGTGCTGGTAAATCCTCCACGACAAGAAATGGGAGAAGCTATTGAAATGTTGTTTGATAATCGTCAAAAAGATGACCTCTTGCTGTTATTTTTCTCTGGTCATGGCATTAAGGATGAAGAAGGTAGGCTTTACTTTGCTGCTCGTAACACCCGCAAAAATGACAACGGAGTATTAGTTAAGGCAACAACAGTACCAGCTACCTCTGTCCATGAGGTCATGAAGAATAGCCGCTCTAAACACGAGGTAGTAATTCTTGATTGTTGCTTTAGTGGTGCGTTTGCTGAGGGGATGTTAGTGAGAGATGATGGTTTTGTAGATATCAAAAATCAATTGGGTGGAGAAGGACGGGCTGTTCTGACTTCCTCAACTTCAACCCAATATTCTTTGGAACGGAGAGGGGCAGATACATCAATTTACACAGGTTACATAGTTGAGGGGCTGAAAACTGGTGCAGCAGACCGGGACGAAGATGGTTCGATTTCCGTTGATGAATTGCATGAATACGCCAAAAGTAAGGTTCAAGAAGCCACTCCAGCAATGAAACCGGAGATATATGCTGTCAAAGAAGGATATAAAATTCAGCTTGCTAAAGCACCTATTGATGATCCCAAGCTCAAATATCGTCGAGAAGTTGAATATTGGGTAAGGGACGGTGAGATTGATAATCTTGGTCGTATTACTTTAGATAACCTACAAAAAAAATTGGGACTAACACCTGACGAAGCGGCGACTATAGAGGCTGATGTTTTAAAACCTTATCAAGACTACAAAGAAAATTTACAGGAATATCAGAAAGCATTTCTCCAAACAATTAAAGGTAAATTCCGTGTTAGTGATAAAACTCGTGCTGAATTGAAACGTCTTCAGCAAGTGTTAGGACTTAGAGATGAAGATACAGTCAAAATAGAAGCTTCTCACAAAAGAAAACTTAATCTAGGTAATCAATTTATAGGAATATTGAGTCTAGGAATTATTAGTTTTGCGGTAGGATGGTATGTTAAGCCGGATAAAGAATGTCCTTCATGTAACACACCTATAATAAAAACTACCAACAAATTTGCACAAGTCCGCAATATACCTGAAGGAAAATTTAACTACGGTGGCAGCACTTCCTGGAGTTTTATATACCCAACCTTAGAATCAGAAATTAAAAAGACTCATCCTCAATTTGAGATCAACATAAGACAGGACTTAGTACAAGGTTCTGGAATAGGTATTGAGAAGTTAATAGATGGTGAACTGGATTTTGCTCTATCATCTCGTGATGTTTCGCTTCCAGAGGAGTTCACAGCTAAAACTAAAAAAAATCTTAAACTTAAAGCAATTCCAATTGTTAAAACTGGTTTAGCAGTAACCGTTAACCCCAAATTAGCGATCAATTCTCTGACCAAAGACCAAGTAAGTGAAATCTTTAATGGAAAAATTGACAACTGGAGACAGGCTGGTAATCCAGCAGATATACCAATTAAGTTTTATGTGCGTGGTAATAATCCAACAAGCACTGATGAGTTCAGAAAAACTTTAAACATCATAACTTTTGGTAAAAATATTAACTATGTTAGTACGACTATTGAAGCACTTCAAAAAATCACTGGAGAACCTGGGGGAATCTTCGTAGGACCAATCTCAGACATAGTGCCACAGTGTGGAGTTAAGACTTTACCTATTATTAATAAGGGCAAAACTTTCTATCCATACGAAAAGGAAAAATTCGTGCCACCTGCTCAATGTGGACCTGGCAAGCGTAATAAAGTCAACATAGAAGCGATTAACAGTGATGAATATCCATTCTCTGTTCGTTTTTACGTGGTGGTTAAGAAAAATGGTCAAAAAGCAGAGAAAGCTGGTGAAGCGTATGCAAATCTACTTCAAACAGAACAAGGTAAAGATATAATAAAAAAGCTTCAAGAAACTGGAGGTCTGAAATAACTAGTTGTTAATGCTTCACTTTGGTGAATCTTAATTTTACAACTTTACTAAATAGCGATTACAAATTATCCTTCACCCAATTCCTAAAATTCCGCATAGCCTGACTTCTCCCAATAGTCAAACACTGCTGCACATACTCATTAACTAATTCAATAATGGGAATATCAGGAAAATTAGGACTAGATGAAGATTTTATATATTTCCCTTCCCGTAACAAGAAAATCTCCAAACCTTGTTGTTGATATCGCCAAAGTTCAGGAACTCCCAAAATCTCATAATTGTCAAATCGAGTCCGAGAAGTAATATCAATTTCAATAGCCAAATCTGGTGGTGGATCTATATTTAAATCAATCCGATTTTTCCCAATTACAGCAGCTTGATTTTGAATATAAAAACTGGTATCTGGTTCTACAGCTTGTCTCATTCTTTCATTTTTAAGTGTTGTCGAACCAAAAGGCTCAAAATCAATTTCTAATTTATCTAATAAAATTCTGACTAATTCACCAAATATTTCTTTGTCTTTTTCATGTTCAGGTAAAGGAACCATAATTTCTAACCAACCATCACTATAAGAAATACGTGCAGCACGTTTTTCTCCCATTTCTTCTAAAATATTTTCTAACTTCTGCCAACTAATATCCTTGAGTAACATTTGTTGACCAGGGTTGACAATAATTTGTTGCAGTTCTAAAAGCATATCGCCTCAGAGATAGATATGTACCTCATAACACCGGGAAGTGCTGTAAGAGCTATATTAGCTGGGATGGATACTGCACTTCTTCTAATTTGTTGAACCATAGCATATAGCTCGTCTTTGGGAAAAAGTTTAGTGAGGAAATAGCACTTTTCAGCAATATCCATGCCTTTTTGCCAAATCATTAAGTCTTTAAAGTCATTAATATCCGACATTCTTCCTGTTCCCTGTTAAGAGTTCCCTGTTCCCTACTCTTGTTAGTTTAGCATACTAAGTCCGGCAGATCCCCTTAAATTCAGTTACAGGTTTACTAATTACTAACTTAGTCGGTAATAAAAGAGTCTCATCCTTGGCTTTACCATCATTGGGTTTAGATAACATCAGGTAAGAAACTTTCTCCCCATTTGACTTGAACTTTACCGCTAGGACTAAATACAACCTTAAATTCAGTTACAGGTTTACTAATTACTAACTTAGTCGGTAATAAAAGAGTCTCATCGTTGGCTTTACTATCATTGGGTTTAGATAACAATTTTGGTAAAGGAGTAATTGACAGTAAATCAACTGCTAATTTATCAATTGGTTCATAGGAAACAATTCCGCCATCCGTATCTATTAACACCCGATAAACCAAATCCCGATCAAAATTAGCAGATGTTTCCGTAGATTCTTTTTTACTAGATTTTTGCCAATTCTGGAAAATTAGTTTTTGGAGATCCTCTTGTAATTTCTGGATCTTTTTCTGATCGGTAATAGCTGTCAGCGGATTAGCAACAGAAGAGTCTAAACTAGAGGGAATTTGTTTAGGTATCAGAAGAGCTCCAGCTTGCAGAGGAATTGGTGTTTTGAGAATGTTTTTTTCTAAATTCAGAGCATCACCAATTAAATCATTAACTTTTTTCTGATCATTAACACTTAACAACTGATGCTGAAACACGACATATTTATATTCCATAGAAATTTTCCTCTCAATCACACTGATTGCGTGTGCAGCAGCTTCATGAGCCGCATAACTAGGGGATTCATCTACAATTGATTGTAGCGGTTGATTGGGATCGAGCAGCATATTTGCCAACTTAAGAGTTAAAGGCACAATGCCATACACATTTATCTTTTTCTCTAAACCCAATTCCTTAACTGCTTGCAGAGCAATTTTTGTAGTCATTTCCGAACCACCCCATAAAACATTTATCTTTGGGTGGCGTTTGAGCATCGCTTTCACCTTATCCACATCTTTTGGGGTTCTAGCATCAGTTGTTCCCGTTTTCGTCCACTTGACATTGGCATCTTTCATCCCTTTGAAAAAGCCCTGTAAATAAGGATAAAGACGGGTTGAATCTGCCCCATCCACTAAACCCACATTTAGCTCTTTTACCTGTTTTCTATTATTATCTAATGCCGCACTTCCGATATACTGCCCTAGATCGTAACCCATATTAAAAGAGTCGCTTTCGTAACAAGCAAACACGACTTTCTGAGCTGCTTTGGGCAAGCAATCACCAATATTAACTACCACTACACCGGAAACATAAGCCTGGAGAATACCAGGTACAGATTTCTGTGGATCTAGAGGTCTCATAATGATCGCATCAATATCTTGGCTGAGTAGTTGTTTGATCCCTTGAGCTTCTTCCTGAACAGTTTCTCCAGTTTTAATGGGGATAATTTCGACTTGCTTATTTTCCTTAGCCAGCCTTTCTAAGCCTTGTTGATACAACTTATAGGTTGCGTTATCGTTGGGAACAATAAATCCGATTTTATAATTGTCTGGAGTGTCTTTGATAGTTTCTGCTTCCCAGTTTTTATCTTTGGCAGCTTTGTCCCAATTGTAAGATCGTTTTAGTTGATCCACTGACCAAAACTTAGCTCGTTTCAGGTTAGCACCCTCAAATTCAGTGCCAATTGTGATTGTTTCATTCCTCATATCTACATAGCGAAGCAAAGCTGCTTTGAAATTAGCTTTGTAGAGATTAGCACCTTGAAGATTAGCACGGCTAAGATTAGAACCTTGAAAATTTGCTTGGTTGAGATTTGCCCCTTCTAGATTAGCCCATACCAAGCGGGAATTAATTAGTGATGCTTTTGATAGATTGGCATCTTTTAAATAAACAAGGCTCATGCGAGAACTGTCCAGATTTGCTTCTTCTAAATCGGCCTTCTCTAAATTAGCAGCCCCGAGAACTGCTCCTTTGAGGTTTGCTCCCTGCAAATTTGCGCCTCGTAGATTTGCTCTCTCCAGATTTGCGCCCTCTAAATTAGTTTTCTCCAGATTTGCACCCTCAAGGTTCGCTCCACTTAAATTTGCCCCAGACAAATCCATTCGAGAAAGGTTAAATCCTTCATACTTGTAAAACTGTGGTGGCCATTGGGCAATGCTCGTCCATTCCAATTGGAATTTATAGCATTTATTGAGTTCAATTCCTTCTAAGTGGGCATTGGGAGCAGATTCTCCGAACAGACTTTGACAGGATTTATTCAGCTTTTCCATAGCCTCGATTCTTGAACTAGAATATTCAACTCTGCTCTGATCTCTAATTTCCTGTCTAGCATCATCTAAAACTTGTTTTTCTCGTTGCGGAGCTTCTATAAAATAAGCTCCCATAGCTGCTAACAGTGTAAGTTGACCAATGACTGTGGCTAAACTATACAAAGAGACATTTTCACACCAGTGAACAAAGTCCCCCAAACGCTGATCTAAAAACTTTAGGGGATTGAGCCAGAAATACTCGTTTATGTTAGACATTTTTGCTATACAGTGACTTTCCCACATCCGCAGATAGGTTTCAGGCGGTATATCTAGTCGTTTCGCTTCCTGAAGTATTTTGTACTCTCGTTTGACAGGATCTTCAATAGCAGCAACTTGCTTAAAGCTATGCTCTAAATTCTGTGAAACTCCTTCTAATTCTAAAATTTCAGCTTGTTCTTCAGGTAATATCTTAGTAGTTATATTCTCTGTTACTTCCGTATACGTATATAGTATGTCTTTTTTCTGATTACTACCTGTAGTAATTTTTTGTAGCTGTTGAACATTTGCAGTTGGTCTGCGTCTAGAAAAACGATTAGTCATAATTAATGGTGTATTTGATAAAAAGACTTAAACTTAATGGTTCTTAGGTACTTGTTATGCTAAACCGAGAAGTTGAGAGAAGGGAACTCTTAACAGGGGAAAAATTTTAATTTTCTAGTTTTTTGATAAGACTAATAATCATTCTACTTTCTTCTTTTAATAAATTAAGAATCATTTCTATATCTTTTTCTGAACATAATCCTACTCGTTTAGATAAAATTAGGTGAGTTTCTAATTCATTAACTGACCCTTGCAATATGTTTAAAAATCTTATAAGTAGGTGGGCGTTAAAAATTGTCGTTGGGGCAAGGGAACAGGGAACAGGAAGAGAGTTTTGAGTGATTTTACTTTTCTTCACATACCTTTAAATTGCCAAATCATTAAGTCTTTAAAGTCATTAATGTCCGACATTCTTCCTGTTCCCTGTTAAGAGTTCCCTACTCTTGTTAGTTTAGCATACTAAGTCCGGCAGAGCCAACATTTTTATAACTTAACCAGTGTAGATATGAGCCAATCTCAAGCGACGAATCATCTCACGACGTACCTCATTTTTAACTCGTTCACCACGTCTCCAATGTTCTAATTGAATATTATCAATGTAGAACCTTACAGAAAATTGCATAGAAGAACCTTGAATATCTGTGATTTGAATTTGTGGTTCTTTCCAAGCAGTAGATGACTCTTTAAAATTAGTTTCTATCCAATCTAAAAACTTGACTGCATAGTCATCTAATCTAGTTTCATTAACACCGGGATTGGAAATTGTTTGAAACAATTTACTAAGTTTGATTTTTAAGACTTCAATTTTCTGTTCCCATTCTTCAGGTAAGATATCTCGATCTTCCAAAACTAAATCTGGATCTTCTAACCAAGCTTCATACCAAAGTCTCACTAAGTTAATTAGGTTTTGTTTTCCAGGGGCTTCTTCTTCTAACCAGGAACGTTGTCGTTTACCCTTACGTTCTGTAATCACAACCATTCCCATTAGGTCTAATATCTCCATATAGTCCTTCATGAGACCTTTCATTTCTTGTACATCTAACCCACCCTTTTCTACAATTATAATGTCTTCAATTAATTTCTCAAATGCAGCGTTGATTTTATTTAACTGAATATTGATTTCTTTTTCAACCAATATCCGTTTCCGTCCAGCTTCTTTTTTAGAAAGCTTATCTTCCTCACCTTCTTTTAACCCATAGAAGCTATCTAACGATTTGAGTTTTTCATCAAAATTAGCTAAAGTATCTGGATGTCCAGCCACAATTTCTCGCAGAATATTTGTTGCCATCATAGCATCCGCATCAATTCTCACTGCTACAGGAATTGTATAAGCATAATGAGTAGTAGGACGGCTAAGGTTAGTTATAGTTTGATTTCCTAAATTAGCATTAGGTACATACACTTCACAATGCTCATTAATCAAATACAATTTTGTTACCCGAATACCAATTTGTTTGATAATTGCTAATGAACCATCGGAAGTAGCAATAATATCTCCAAACTTAAATGGTGTATCAACTAAGAGAACCAACCCACTGAAAAAGTTGCTTAAAATATCTTTCACTGCTAACCCCAGTACAACAGTGATACTACCTAGAGCTAATCCTATTCCCGATAAATCTACACCAAGTGAACTAAAGAATAGGGAAATACCAATAATATAAGTAACTACTGGGATGAAATTCTGCAAAAGAGGTATTAAAACATCATCCCAAACAGCTTCTGTTTGCCTTGCATAAGCCTTCAAATAGGTGACGGCTGCTTCAGTGAATAACTGAGTAATCCAGTAAGTTAAAGCTGCTATGAGAAAGGCTGTGATTCCTTTCTGAATCCATTTCATTATCTCCCCTGAATCACCTAAATTGAATAGAGCAATTTTCAGACTAATCAGGGTGAAAATTATAGTCAAGGGAGTTTGGGAAACGCCAAGAATGAGAATTAATGTATCCTTTTCCCATTTGCGAACAAGAGGCCGCAAGACAAAGAAAAGTCCTACATAAATGGCAAAAGAGATTCCCGCACATAAACCTAAAGTGAAAAAGAACGTACCAAATTGTGCCGCAGTTGGCATAGCTAGTAGTGCTGTAGCTAGAGGTTTAGTCGGTGAAGGTGATGATGCTGCTGCTTGACCAAGAAGATAAATCATTGATGCCTGTCTAAACTATTACAATTTTCAACAAATTGAAAAGATCAATTATCTAAAGAATCTCAGAAAATAGGAATATGGATAGAGTAATAAATAAATTAGATTTTCTTGATATTTCTACTTTATTTACTACTAAGTTTGACCACATTTGTCATGTCACTATCCAATCTCAGAAATTAACCTCTAATGTGATTGATATTTGATGTATCTCTTATTTATCTAAGTGTAATTTTTAGATAATACTTTATTTTTACTCAAATTCAGCAATTAAATAATGGAGGAGTTCGCTTAAAAAGCTTCTGTAGTTTCGATTGTATTGTTATTTATATATTTGTTACAACAAATTTATATTGCAATTATTACTGATTCCATCCCTGTAATTTCCGCTAAAATCAACATCTGAATAGTTGTTAAACAGGAGAAATTAGGCGTGCCTACACTCGGTGTTAATATTGACCATATCGCTACCATCCGCCAAGCACGGCGCACAGTAGAACCAGACCCCATAGCAGCAGCAGTATTAGCAGAATTAGCAGGTGCTGATGGCATTACCGCCCATTTGCGCGAAGATAGAAGACATATTCAAGATAGAGACGTGCGACTATTGCGGGAAACGGTGAGAACCCATTTAAACCTAGAAATGGCAGCAACAGCAGAAATGTTAGCCATAGCCCTAGATATCAAGCCCGATTATGTTACCTTAGTACCGGAAAAGCGGGAAGAAGTAACAACAGAAGGTGGGTTAAATATTGTCGGACAAATTGCTAGAATAGGAGAGATAGTTGATAAGTTGCAAAATTCTGGCATTCCCGTAAGTTTGTTTATTGATGCCGAACCACCACAAATTGAGGCATCTGTCAAGGTAAAAGCCAAATTTATTGAACTGCATACAGGACAATATGCGGAAGCCAAAGACGAAACAACTCGCCAAAAAGAACTAGCTTTATTAGCCCAAGGCTGTGAACAAGCCATTAAAGCAGGGTTACGGGTGAATGCCGGTCATGGACTCACATACTGGAACGTTTACCCCATTGCCGCCCTTCCAGGCATGGAAGAACTCAACATCGGTCATACTATCATTAGTCGGGCAGCTTTAGTAGGTATTGAAAGAGCAGTTCGAGAAATGAAAGAAGCAATGCGGGGTAATTGGTAATTGGTAATTGGTGATTGGGAAATATATTCCCCCCTACATTTTGCCTCTTTGGACTAGTAGGTCGTCAAATTTATTTTGACGGGTAATGATCGGAAAAAACTTCTGTTCTTCCATCCCCCACATCCCCCACATCCCCCACATCCCCCACCTCCCCTACCTCCCCCACCTCCCCCACCTCCCCCACCTCCCTGCTTGACAGACTACTAGAGGGGTGTTAGCTGCGTAATTCCAGAAAATTAGAGTCACATTTGGAAACTTCAAACTTCTATGACTTCTCAACAGTCTAACAACTTGCCCCTATGGGTACAAGATAGAGACAAGGTAATTGCAGCCAGCACTGATGCTCAATGGCGCAATCAAAAATCTCCTGACTATAGCCGTTCTCAGCAAAACCTAGCAAAAGAGAGTATCCACCATCATCTCGAAGGTACACTGGAAGCTATTGTCGAAAACCTGGTAAGAACCTTTGAAATGGAAGTGTCATGGAAAACTAACCCCGCACAGTGGTTATCTATCGTCAATGACAAATTCCGGGTAACAAGCAATGGTGGTCAAGAATACACCGCTGCCGAATTAGGTAAATCAGGTACTTATAATTTATTTATGGCTGATTCTGAACATTACAAAGCTTCAGAGGAAAGTTTTGAATCATCCCATGATATCTTTCATAGCACCTTTCCTCAAGGATTTCCCTGGGAAGTATTGGCAGTTTATTCTGGTCCTCCCAATGTTACATTTAAATGGCGACACTGGGGACATTTTCAGGGTAAGTATAAAGATTATGCACCCACAGGGAAAACAGTTGAAATTATCGGTATGAGTGTTGCTCAAGTTACCGACGATTTAAAAATTGTTTCCTTAGAACACTATTTTGATAATGCCCTATTTTTAGAAAGCCTGACAGCAGGTGGCAAACTAGAAAATAGTGAAAATAAGGGCAGTGGTTGTCCTTTTGGTTCTTGGTTTCAGGGATTGAAGAAAAGTTAATCGCTCAGGGTACAGTGTTGAATCTGTACCCTGAAATTATAGCAGATCCCCGACTTCTGTTTTCATGATGTTAATAAATGATGAATTAATACTAGAAGTCGGGGATATTACCGCAGTAACCTAAAATTATAGATTAGTCAGCAAGCAAAGAAAATGCAAACATACTATTACGTTTTGGCCAGTCAACACTTTCTTATGGAACAAGAACCAATAGACGAAGTTCTCAAAGAACGGACTCGTAACTATCATGAACAAGAAAAAGAAATTGATTTTTGGTTAGTTAAGCAACCCGCTTTTTTAGAAACACCAAAAATGGCAGGTATTAAAAAGAAATGTCCCCAACCTGCGGCGGCCATTATTTCCACCAATTCGCAATTTATAACTTGGCTAAAACTGCGGTTAGAGTATGTGATTACTGGAGAATTCTCCGCCCCTAGCGACACTATACCAAATCCATTAGCATCCCTTACCACAGCTTCTTAATAGGGAACAGAGAACGGGGAACGGGGAACGGGGAATATATAAGAATTTCACCTCTTCCCCAATGACCAATTACCAATTACCAATGACCAATTACCAATTACCAATTACCAATGACCAATTACCAATTACCAATTACCAATTACCAATTACCAATTACCAATGACCAATTACCAATTACCAATGACCAATTACCAATTTATGCAAATATTAACAATCTTACCAAGTGCCTTATTACTAGCAGTTACTCCCTTAATTAGCAATATCAATCCTGTTATTGCTCAACAAAATCTTACTAATTGTCAACCACCAAATGCGGGAGAATATTTATTATTAGTAGTAAGTCCCACAACTGAAAATCAAAAGCAGTTGCGTAGTGCATTACCGACTGAATTAAAAACAGTTACTTGCAAATATAATAATCAAACAGTAACGCGAATTGGTGGGTTTAAAAATATTGATGATGCCAATCGCTGGGCAAGGTATATTCAGAATATAGTTGGTTTATCTGCCATTATCACCACTCGCGCTACCCAACAAGCACCTCAACAAGCACCTCAACAAGTACCACAAACAACACCAAAATTACCAACTTCAAAAATTAGCTATAACCCCAAAATATTAGGGGAAGGTTATGCAATTCTGGTTGATTATTTTAACCGTCCAGAAATGGTTAGTAGCCTGCAAAAATCCGTAGGAGGTGATGTGGGTTTTGTCTCCTATGGACAACGCCCTTACCTGTTGGCAGTTTATACTACCAACCAAAAAGAAGCATATAATACATTACAAAAACTCAGCGAAAGCGGATTTGTAGCCATATTAGCAGATGGTCGGAAAGTAGTTTTACTGCGCTCAACCGTCCGTTAAGAGTTAGTTAACAACTGACCACTGACGACTGACAACGAACAACCGACTAATAAACAGCCCGTGCTAACCAAGAAATAGCTACACCCAAAACTGAACCAGCGATAACTTGAACTGGTGTATGTCCTAATAATTCCTTGAGACGGTCTTGAAAAAAGTCCGGTTTTTCATGGAATAATTCATCAATCATTTGATTGAGGATTTTTGCTTGCTTACCAGCAGCTTGACGCACTCCAGCGGCATCATACATAACGATGATAGCAAAAACTGTAGCTAGAGCAAATTCTGGGGATGCCCAACCTAAAGTTTGACCTACACCGTCTGCTAGGGCTGTTACTAGGGCTGAATGGGCGCTGGGCATACCTCCAGTAGTTACTAAAACACGCACGTTTAATTTACGATGTTTGACTAACTCAACGATAAGCTTTAATCCTTGAGCTACAAAACAAGCTACAAGCGCAACCAGCAGCACCCGGTTGTTAACAATTTCGCCTATGTCCTGCATGGTATTTTGGTGAAGTTAGTAAGTGTAAGCAGTGATTGTATGGAGGAAAAACGGCAGTAGAAGCCAAAATTTAGTTAAAATCCACAATTGGGCTTAGTTATTGCGGTTGATGATAAAGTGAGCGAGCGCTTGCAAAGGAATGGCTTTTTCACCATAGGATTCTAATTCAGCACAAGCTTCAGCAACCAGTTGTTGGGCTTTAGCGCGAGATTCTTCAATTCCCCACAGACTAGGATAGGTAACTTTCTGGGCTGTGAGGTCTTTCCCAGCGGTTTTACCCAACTGCTCTTGGGTAGCAGTGATATCTAGAATATCATCAATGATTTGGAAAGCCAGACCAATATTTTGAGAATAACGAGTTAATTTTTGCACATCTTCAGCGGATGCACCAGCAATAATTCCCCCACAAACTACGCAAGCTTCTAACAGGGCTGCTGTTTTATGATTATGAATAAAATTCAGGGTTTCTAAGGAAATATCGGATTTACCTTCGGATTCTAAGTCTAC
The DNA window shown above is from Anabaena sp. WA102 and carries:
- a CDS encoding caspase, EACC1-associated type; the encoded protein is MAKIALLIGVSEYEPGLTPLPAATKDVEAMQQVLENPDIGGFDEVKVLVNPPRQEMGEAIEMLFDNRQKDDLLLLFFSGHGIKDEEGRLYFAARNTRKNDNGVLVKATTVPATSVHEVMKNSRSKHEVVILDCCFSGAFAEGMLVRDDGFVDIKNQLGGEGRAVLTSSTSTQYSLERRGADTSIYTGYIVEGLKTGAADRDEDGSISVDELHEYAKSKVQEATPAMKPEIYAVKEGYKIQLAKAPIDDPKLKYRREVEYWVRDGEIDNLGRITLDNLQKKLGLTPDEAATIEADVLKPYQDYKENLQEYQKAFLQTIKGKFRVSDKTRAELKRLQQVLGLRDEDTVKIEASHKRKLNLGNQFIGILSLGIISFAVGWYVKPDKECPSCNTPIIKTTNKFAQVRNIPEGKFNYGGSTSWSFIYPTLESEIKKTHPQFEINIRQDLVQGSGIGIEKLIDGELDFALSSRDVSLPEEFTAKTKKNLKLKAIPIVKTGLAVTVNPKLAINSLTKDQVSEIFNGKIDNWRQAGNPADIPIKFYVRGNNPTSTDEFRKTLNIITFGKNINYVSTTIEALQKITGEPGGIFVGPISDIVPQCGVKTLPIINKGKTFYPYEKEKFVPPAQCGPGKRNKVNIEAINSDEYPFSVRFYVVVKKNGQKAEKAGEAYANLLQTEQGKDIIKKLQETGGLK
- a CDS encoding Uma2 family endonuclease, with amino-acid sequence MLLELQQIIVNPGQQMLLKDISWQKLENILEEMGEKRAARISYSDGWLEIMVPLPEHEKDKEIFGELVRILLDKLEIDFEPFGSTTLKNERMRQAVEPDTSFYIQNQAAVIGKNRIDLNIDPPPDLAIEIDITSRTRFDNYEILGVPELWRYQQQGLEIFLLREGKYIKSSSSPNFPDIPIIELVNEYVQQCLTIGRSQAMRNFRNWVKDNL
- a CDS encoding four helix bundle protein, giving the protein MSDINDFKDLMIWQKGMDIAEKCYFLTKLFPKDELYAMVQQIRRSAVSIPANIALTALPGVMRYISISEAICF
- a CDS encoding pentapeptide repeat-containing protein, producing MTNRFSRRRPTANVQQLQKITTGSNQKKDILYTYTEVTENITTKILPEEQAEILELEGVSQNLEHSFKQVAAIEDPVKREYKILQEAKRLDIPPETYLRMWESHCIAKMSNINEYFWLNPLKFLDQRLGDFVHWCENVSLYSLATVIGQLTLLAAMGAYFIEAPQREKQVLDDARQEIRDQSRVEYSSSRIEAMEKLNKSCQSLFGESAPNAHLEGIELNKCYKFQLEWTSIAQWPPQFYKYEGFNLSRMDLSGANLSGANLEGANLEKTNLEGANLERANLRGANLQGANLKGAVLGAANLEKADLEEANLDSSRMSLVYLKDANLSKASLINSRLVWANLEGANLNQANFQGSNLSRANLQGANLYKANFKAALLRYVDMRNETITIGTEFEGANLKRAKFWSVDQLKRSYNWDKAAKDKNWEAETIKDTPDNYKIGFIVPNDNATYKLYQQGLERLAKENKQVEIIPIKTGETVQEEAQGIKQLLSQDIDAIIMRPLDPQKSVPGILQAYVSGVVVVNIGDCLPKAAQKVVFACYESDSFNMGYDLGQYIGSAALDNNRKQVKELNVGLVDGADSTRLYPYLQGFFKGMKDANVKWTKTGTTDARTPKDVDKVKAMLKRHPKINVLWGGSEMTTKIALQAVKELGLEKKINVYGIVPLTLKLANMLLDPNQPLQSIVDESPSYAAHEAAAHAISVIERKISMEYKYVVFQHQLLSVNDQKKVNDLIGDALNLEKNILKTPIPLQAGALLIPKQIPSSLDSSVANPLTAITDQKKIQKLQEDLQKLIFQNWQKSSKKESTETSANFDRDLVYRVLIDTDGGIVSYEPIDKLAVDLLSITPLPKLLSKPNDSKANDETLLLPTKLVISKPVTEFKVVFSPSGKVQVKWGESFLPDVI
- a CDS encoding four helix bundle protein encodes the protein MKKSKITQNSLPVPCSLAPTTIFNAHLLIRFLNILQGSVNELETHLILSKRVGLCSEKDIEMILNLLKEESRMIISLIKKLEN
- a CDS encoding mechanosensitive ion channel family protein, whose product is MIYLLGQAAASSPSPTKPLATALLAMPTAAQFGTFFFTLGLCAGISFAIYVGLFFVLRPLVRKWEKDTLILILGVSQTPLTIIFTLISLKIALFNLGDSGEIMKWIQKGITAFLIAALTYWITQLFTEAAVTYLKAYARQTEAVWDDVLIPLLQNFIPVVTYIIGISLFFSSLGVDLSGIGLALGSITVVLGLAVKDILSNFFSGLVLLVDTPFKFGDIIATSDGSLAIIKQIGIRVTKLYLINEHCEVYVPNANLGNQTITNLSRPTTHYAYTIPVAVRIDADAMMATNILREIVAGHPDTLANFDEKLKSLDSFYGLKEGEEDKLSKKEAGRKRILVEKEINIQLNKINAAFEKLIEDIIIVEKGGLDVQEMKGLMKDYMEILDLMGMVVITERKGKRQRSWLEEEAPGKQNLINLVRLWYEAWLEDPDLVLEDRDILPEEWEQKIEVLKIKLSKLFQTISNPGVNETRLDDYAVKFLDWIETNFKESSTAWKEPQIQITDIQGSSMQFSVRFYIDNIQLEHWRRGERVKNEVRREMIRRLRLAHIYTG
- a CDS encoding pyridoxine 5'-phosphate synthase, encoding MPTLGVNIDHIATIRQARRTVEPDPIAAAVLAELAGADGITAHLREDRRHIQDRDVRLLRETVRTHLNLEMAATAEMLAIALDIKPDYVTLVPEKREEVTTEGGLNIVGQIARIGEIVDKLQNSGIPVSLFIDAEPPQIEASVKVKAKFIELHTGQYAEAKDETTRQKELALLAQGCEQAIKAGLRVNAGHGLTYWNVYPIAALPGMEELNIGHTIISRAALVGIERAVREMKEAMRGNW
- a CDS encoding SnoaL-like polyketide cyclase, with the translated sequence MTSQQSNNLPLWVQDRDKVIAASTDAQWRNQKSPDYSRSQQNLAKESIHHHLEGTLEAIVENLVRTFEMEVSWKTNPAQWLSIVNDKFRVTSNGGQEYTAAELGKSGTYNLFMADSEHYKASEESFESSHDIFHSTFPQGFPWEVLAVYSGPPNVTFKWRHWGHFQGKYKDYAPTGKTVEIIGMSVAQVTDDLKIVSLEHYFDNALFLESLTAGGKLENSENKGSGCPFGSWFQGLKKS
- a CDS encoding MgPME-cyclase complex family protein, which produces MQTYYYVLASQHFLMEQEPIDEVLKERTRNYHEQEKEIDFWLVKQPAFLETPKMAGIKKKCPQPAAAIISTNSQFITWLKLRLEYVITGEFSAPSDTIPNPLASLTTAS